The Theobroma cacao cultivar B97-61/B2 chromosome 1, Criollo_cocoa_genome_V2, whole genome shotgun sequence genome contains the following window.
ttttatacatttgtgattatttctaccgttttagttttattcaaaatacctaaaaatcgaATTTTTCAAACAGCCACCCATCCAAGCATATCAAAACCATTGCTTGGTGTCTtgaaagcataaaaaaaagaaatctgaaaacgtgagagagagaaatcgtaAGCATAGCAAACGAATACCGAACAgaaaaatcgataaaatttgagagactgagatggtgagagagaaatCTGAAGCACAAATGGggagaaattgtgataaatggtttaatttatttgaaatagtttaaagggtattttcgtcAAATCATGACTAAATATGGCTAAAAATAGTTACATTTATTTTGATAGttactttaaaatatttttatcaaaaaatgtcattttccataattttctcttatttatatatagaaCATACAAAATTACACACTTTATTTACTTATCATACAAACTTAATTTTACATCACTTAGGAAGACAAACTCACAAATACTAGTATTGATTTGGtacaaaactattttttattttttatttttccaagatttttttttctatttttaatcTTATCATGAGAAACCGGCAAATCTTGGATACATACCCTACGTCCACATCccgtaaatatatatacatagcTTGAGTTCTAGATTATTCAGGCTCCCACCTTCTAGGAGTTGAgagtgaaagccatccaccTAAGGCTTTGCTTGCTGGGTCTGGTCTTTCGGGGGCTCTGCTGTCTTGTTCCTAGGTCCGACAAATGCCTGGATCAAGCATGGAGGCTCAGGTTTCCTGTTTACCAACTTAACCAACAGCTGGATCAAGCACCGCAAAATTAAAGGCGCAGCAGCTGTGATCAAGGCGAGTTGAAATTTGTCTCCATCCCGGGTAACAGCAAAGATTGCAGATCCATAAGTTATAATCATTGAAACGCAGGCAACCCTTACTTCAAACTTGAAAGGAAAAGTATGCGTGAGAGACATAATGAGAAGTACCGCTGCAGAAAAGGCTAGGGTGTTGGAAGTCAAGAAAACGTAGTAGGCATCTGAGTCAGATGAACAGATAGCAATGCCTGCTTTATGGCCATTCTTGGTTTCCTGCCATACACCACCAGGGGGGTTAACCCCAGCTTGGAAGGTCACGGCAGCTATAAGGGTCGCAACTACCAAGAGAGCGTTGCGGGCGTCGGCTCTATTCTTATCCCTGTCCTCCTCGTTTGCACCTTCCTTGTACTGAAAATAACGACACCAGTCCTTGAAAGTAGTCCCAACCATTGTTTTCTCTTGGGTTTTGAACTACAAACAGGATTCAAGAATTGAAGAAGCTTTTTGTTTATGGGgatatgaagaaaaacaaagtagtaGATGGATTTCTCCAGAAAAGCTTGGGGTTTGGCTGAGTCTTAATTCAGCTTTTTATAGTTCGCAACAGCATCAATCCCGTGACAAATATGAAGACAATTCACTGttctttttctatatttgCATGATTATGTTTGGACAAAATGAGAAGTAGATTCCTATCTCATCTTTGGACGTCaataatttagattttttcAACCTTGTCAATGTTGTTAATTAGGACAAAAACCTGATAGGCACTTCCACTTTCACTGCCAAGATATGTCTGTATGATTTGTATTTCTCAATTTTACACAGCATTATCTTCCCTCTTGGTCAGTGCAGGAAAGAAGATTACATAATCATGCATTTCGAGtttatataagtatatatttgatattttaataagtCTTACTATCCAAAATTTCAGTAACACAATATTATTGAATACCCATAATTAAAGGGTTATTTACAAaatatgtataaaaattaaataattatatgatattTCGGTAAGTAAGTATCTAATCATTATTTTACGTAATAAAGTatctaatatttcaataattttatttactcATGTTTTTCATATAAGTTATTGATAAAGCATGTTTATGGTGACTAaataatatatgaaaaataagaaaaataatcattcatttcaaagttagtaaaaaaattgaaaaaagttacgaaaaataatcatatttttaaaattaatgtttttgctttccaaaattattttaaaagttacaGAAATCAcatattcttaaatttttacatAATGTTATTCACAAAGAACATATTATAAGCAGGTGGACTGAAAATAATGACAGGAGGGTAGCAGtcacttttaatttttaaattttatttcgAAATCGAATTATTAACTTGATataaaactttataaaattatttttaattttttttaaataaaattctaaatcggtcatcaattataaatttaataaatctcATGtaattgatttcaatttttgctAGCGTGCATGTGCATAGTGGAAATCTGGATGACCTTGACTTAAAACGCCGGTCTTCATATCTAAAGCATAGTTATCCATAATCCATAAGACGAGACAAAAGCCTTTTTGGAGTCACTGTTTTATCATGAGGACCAGCTGTGCTTAGTCCGACTTCGAATTGCCGGGCCATTTTTAGTTTGTTTCCATTGATGACGTGTTTGAGTTCATGTCAGCCCATGACCTCTCTTTCGAGGGCTTCA
Protein-coding sequences here:
- the LOC18614508 gene encoding uncharacterized protein LOC18614508; the encoded protein is MVGTTFKDWCRYFQYKEGANEEDRDKNRADARNALLVVATLIAAVTFQAGVNPPGGVWQETKNGHKAGIAICSSDSDAYYVFLTSNTLAFSAAVLLIMSLTHTFPFKFEVRVACVSMIITYGSAIFAVTRDGDKFQLALITAAAPLILRCLIQLLVKLVNRKPEPPCLIQAFVGPRNKTAEPPKDQTQQAKP